The following are from one region of the Osmia bicornis bicornis chromosome 8, iOsmBic2.1, whole genome shotgun sequence genome:
- the LOC114875205 gene encoding calcium/calmodulin-dependent protein kinase type 1 isoform X2 has product MPLFSKKDSNKKIKKDGKDDKSPSVEDKYVLKELLGTGAFSEVRLADSKEKPGQMFAVKIIDKKALKGKEDSLENEIRVLRRLTHPNIVQLLETFEDKHKVYLVMELVTGGELFDRIVEKGSYTEKDASGLIRQVLEAVDYMHDQGVVHRDLKPENLLYYSPDEDSKIMISDFGLSKMEDSGIMATACGTPGYVAPEVLAQKPYGKAVDVWSIGVISYILLCGYPPFYDENDANLFAQILKGEFEFDSPYWDDISDSAKDFIHKLMCVNVEVRYTCKQALAHPWISGNAASNKNIHGSVGKSSSSLMVAASLSRSHGHTSNATAGAQQRPAAAGPRVNRPLQRQPHAIPRSIAIQPQSSTQIGGASDQSKLKEIREPPLPVSSLVVSNPVPIPISPNSPLYLRNKRFKLWGSTRTALSTLFQTNVSYLRKQRKYKKS; this is encoded by the exons ATGCCGCTATTCAGTAAAAAAGATTCCAATAAAAAGATCAAAAAGGATGGGAAAGATGACAAATCGCCGTCTGTCGAGGACAAATACGTCCTCAAGGAGTTGCTTGGAAC GGGTGCTTTTTCTGAGGTACGTCTAGCAGACAGTAAAGAAAAACCTGGGCAAATGTTTGCTGtgaaaattattgataaaaaaGCATTAAAGGGAAAGGAAGACTCTTTAGAAAATGAGATTAGAGTGTTACGAAG GTTAACACATCCAAACATTGTTCAGTTACTGGAAACATTTGAGGATAAGCATAAGGTTTATTTAGTTATGGAGTT GGTTACTGGTGGAGAACTGTTTGATAGAATTGTTGAGAAAGGTTCATATACAGAGAAAGATGCTTCAGGTTTAATAAGACAAGTTCTTGAAGCTGTGGATTACATGCACGATCAAGGTGTTGTGCACAGGGACTTAAAGCCTGAAAACCTTTTATACTATAGTCCTGATGAAGATAGTAAGATCATGATTAGTGATTTTGGCTTATCAAAAATGGAAGATTCTGGTATCATGGCAACTGCTTGTGGTACTCCCGGATATGTCG CACCAGAGGTCTTAGCACAAAAGCCGTATGGGAAAGCTGTTGATGTATGGAGCATAGGAgttatttcatatattttattgtgTGGATATCCACCATTTTACGATGAAAACGATGCTAACCTGTTTGCACAAATTTTAAaag gtgaatttgaatttgattCGCCGTACTGGGACGATATCAGCGACTCCGCAAAGGATTTCATTCACAAATTGATGTGCGTCAACGTTGAAGTGCGTTACACTTGCAAGCAGGCCCTTGCACATCCTTG GATCTCCGGCAACGCAGCCAGCAATAAGAATATCCATG GCTCCGTAGGAAAGTCTTCCTCTTCTCTCATGGTTGCAGCAAGCCTATCACGCAGCCACGGTCATACGTCAAATGCAACGGCTGGCGCTCAGCAGCGGCCAGCAGCAGCAGGGCCCAGGGTCAACAGGCCCCTCCAGCGTCAACCCCACGCCATACCCCGATCAATCGCAATCCAACCCCAGTCATCAACCCAGATCGGTGGAGCCTCAGATCAATCTAAATTGAAGGAAATACGGGAGCCACCATTGCCCGTGTCAAGCTTGGTGGTCTCGAATCCTGTTCCCATTCCGATCAGTCCAAACTCACCATTATACTTACGCAACAAACGCTTCAAGCTGTGGGGTAGCACACGCACCGCTCTGTCTACTCTTTTTCAAACAAACGTATCGTATCTTAGAAAGCAAAGAAAGTATAAAAAAAGCTGA
- the LOC114875205 gene encoding calcium/calmodulin-dependent protein kinase type 1 isoform X1, with product MPLFSKKDSNKKIKKDGKDDKSPSVEDKYVLKELLGTGAFSEVRLADSKEKPGQMFAVKIIDKKALKGKEDSLENEIRVLRRLTHPNIVQLLETFEDKHKVYLVMELVTGGELFDRIVEKGSYTEKDASGLIRQVLEAVDYMHDQGVVHRDLKPENLLYYSPDEDSKIMISDFGLSKMEDSGIMATACGTPGYVAPEVLAQKPYGKAVDVWSIGVISYILLCGYPPFYDENDANLFAQILKGTILVFVCCYVHASVIVIGEFEFDSPYWDDISDSAKDFIHKLMCVNVEVRYTCKQALAHPWISGNAASNKNIHGSVGKSSSSLMVAASLSRSHGHTSNATAGAQQRPAAAGPRVNRPLQRQPHAIPRSIAIQPQSSTQIGGASDQSKLKEIREPPLPVSSLVVSNPVPIPISPNSPLYLRNKRFKLWGSTRTALSTLFQTNVSYLRKQRKYKKS from the exons ATGCCGCTATTCAGTAAAAAAGATTCCAATAAAAAGATCAAAAAGGATGGGAAAGATGACAAATCGCCGTCTGTCGAGGACAAATACGTCCTCAAGGAGTTGCTTGGAAC GGGTGCTTTTTCTGAGGTACGTCTAGCAGACAGTAAAGAAAAACCTGGGCAAATGTTTGCTGtgaaaattattgataaaaaaGCATTAAAGGGAAAGGAAGACTCTTTAGAAAATGAGATTAGAGTGTTACGAAG GTTAACACATCCAAACATTGTTCAGTTACTGGAAACATTTGAGGATAAGCATAAGGTTTATTTAGTTATGGAGTT GGTTACTGGTGGAGAACTGTTTGATAGAATTGTTGAGAAAGGTTCATATACAGAGAAAGATGCTTCAGGTTTAATAAGACAAGTTCTTGAAGCTGTGGATTACATGCACGATCAAGGTGTTGTGCACAGGGACTTAAAGCCTGAAAACCTTTTATACTATAGTCCTGATGAAGATAGTAAGATCATGATTAGTGATTTTGGCTTATCAAAAATGGAAGATTCTGGTATCATGGCAACTGCTTGTGGTACTCCCGGATATGTCG CACCAGAGGTCTTAGCACAAAAGCCGTATGGGAAAGCTGTTGATGTATGGAGCATAGGAgttatttcatatattttattgtgTGGATATCCACCATTTTACGATGAAAACGATGCTAACCTGTTTGCACAAATTTTAAaag gTACTATTCTAGTTTTTGTATGCTGCTATGTACATGCTAGTGTA ATTGTTATAGgtgaatttgaatttgattCGCCGTACTGGGACGATATCAGCGACTCCGCAAAGGATTTCATTCACAAATTGATGTGCGTCAACGTTGAAGTGCGTTACACTTGCAAGCAGGCCCTTGCACATCCTTG GATCTCCGGCAACGCAGCCAGCAATAAGAATATCCATG GCTCCGTAGGAAAGTCTTCCTCTTCTCTCATGGTTGCAGCAAGCCTATCACGCAGCCACGGTCATACGTCAAATGCAACGGCTGGCGCTCAGCAGCGGCCAGCAGCAGCAGGGCCCAGGGTCAACAGGCCCCTCCAGCGTCAACCCCACGCCATACCCCGATCAATCGCAATCCAACCCCAGTCATCAACCCAGATCGGTGGAGCCTCAGATCAATCTAAATTGAAGGAAATACGGGAGCCACCATTGCCCGTGTCAAGCTTGGTGGTCTCGAATCCTGTTCCCATTCCGATCAGTCCAAACTCACCATTATACTTACGCAACAAACGCTTCAAGCTGTGGGGTAGCACACGCACCGCTCTGTCTACTCTTTTTCAAACAAACGTATCGTATCTTAGAAAGCAAAGAAAGTATAAAAAAAGCTGA
- the LOC114875205 gene encoding calcium/calmodulin-dependent protein kinase type 1 isoform X4, whose amino-acid sequence MPLFSKKDSNKKIKKDGKDDKSPSVEDKYVLKELLGTGAFSEVRLADSKEKPGQMFAVKIIDKKALKGKEDSLENEIRVLRRLTHPNIVQLLETFEDKHKVYLVMELVTGGELFDRIVEKGSYTEKDASGLIRQVLEAVDYMHDQGVVHRDLKPENLLYYSPDEDSKIMISDFGLSKMEDSGIMATACGTPGYVAPEVLAQKPYGKAVDVWSIGVISYILLCGYPPFYDENDANLFAQILKGEFEFDSPYWDDISDSAKDFIHKLMCVNVEVRYTCKQALAHPWISGNAASNKNIHGTVSEQLRKNFAKSRWKQAYHAATVIRQMQRLALSSGQQQQGPGSTGPSSVNPTPYPDQSQSNPSHQPRSVEPQINLN is encoded by the exons ATGCCGCTATTCAGTAAAAAAGATTCCAATAAAAAGATCAAAAAGGATGGGAAAGATGACAAATCGCCGTCTGTCGAGGACAAATACGTCCTCAAGGAGTTGCTTGGAAC GGGTGCTTTTTCTGAGGTACGTCTAGCAGACAGTAAAGAAAAACCTGGGCAAATGTTTGCTGtgaaaattattgataaaaaaGCATTAAAGGGAAAGGAAGACTCTTTAGAAAATGAGATTAGAGTGTTACGAAG GTTAACACATCCAAACATTGTTCAGTTACTGGAAACATTTGAGGATAAGCATAAGGTTTATTTAGTTATGGAGTT GGTTACTGGTGGAGAACTGTTTGATAGAATTGTTGAGAAAGGTTCATATACAGAGAAAGATGCTTCAGGTTTAATAAGACAAGTTCTTGAAGCTGTGGATTACATGCACGATCAAGGTGTTGTGCACAGGGACTTAAAGCCTGAAAACCTTTTATACTATAGTCCTGATGAAGATAGTAAGATCATGATTAGTGATTTTGGCTTATCAAAAATGGAAGATTCTGGTATCATGGCAACTGCTTGTGGTACTCCCGGATATGTCG CACCAGAGGTCTTAGCACAAAAGCCGTATGGGAAAGCTGTTGATGTATGGAGCATAGGAgttatttcatatattttattgtgTGGATATCCACCATTTTACGATGAAAACGATGCTAACCTGTTTGCACAAATTTTAAaag gtgaatttgaatttgattCGCCGTACTGGGACGATATCAGCGACTCCGCAAAGGATTTCATTCACAAATTGATGTGCGTCAACGTTGAAGTGCGTTACACTTGCAAGCAGGCCCTTGCACATCCTTG GATCTCCGGCAACGCAGCCAGCAATAAGAATATCCATGGTACTGTATCGGAACAACTTAGAAAGAACTTCGCCAAATCAAGGTGGAAG CAAGCCTATCACGCAGCCACGGTCATACGTCAAATGCAACGGCTGGCGCTCAGCAGCGGCCAGCAGCAGCAGGGCCCAGGGTCAACAGGCCCCTCCAGCGTCAACCCCACGCCATACCCCGATCAATCGCAATCCAACCCCAGTCATCAACCCAGATCGGTGGAGCCTCAGATCAATCTAAATTGA
- the LOC114875205 gene encoding calcium/calmodulin-dependent protein kinase type 1 isoform X3 produces the protein MPLFSKKDSNKKIKKDGKDDKSPSVEDKYVLKELLGTGAFSEVRLADSKEKPGQMFAVKIIDKKALKGKEDSLENEIRVLRRLTHPNIVQLLETFEDKHKVYLVMELVTGGELFDRIVEKGSYTEKDASGLIRQVLEAVDYMHDQGVVHRDLKPENLLYYSPDEDSKIMISDFGLSKMEDSGIMATACGTPGYVAPEVLAQKPYGKAVDVWSIGVISYILLCGYPPFYDENDANLFAQILKGTILVFVCCYVHASVIVIGEFEFDSPYWDDISDSAKDFIHKLMCVNVEVRYTCKQALAHPWISGNAASNKNIHGTVSEQLRKNFAKSRWKQAYHAATVIRQMQRLALSSGQQQQGPGSTGPSSVNPTPYPDQSQSNPSHQPRSVEPQINLN, from the exons ATGCCGCTATTCAGTAAAAAAGATTCCAATAAAAAGATCAAAAAGGATGGGAAAGATGACAAATCGCCGTCTGTCGAGGACAAATACGTCCTCAAGGAGTTGCTTGGAAC GGGTGCTTTTTCTGAGGTACGTCTAGCAGACAGTAAAGAAAAACCTGGGCAAATGTTTGCTGtgaaaattattgataaaaaaGCATTAAAGGGAAAGGAAGACTCTTTAGAAAATGAGATTAGAGTGTTACGAAG GTTAACACATCCAAACATTGTTCAGTTACTGGAAACATTTGAGGATAAGCATAAGGTTTATTTAGTTATGGAGTT GGTTACTGGTGGAGAACTGTTTGATAGAATTGTTGAGAAAGGTTCATATACAGAGAAAGATGCTTCAGGTTTAATAAGACAAGTTCTTGAAGCTGTGGATTACATGCACGATCAAGGTGTTGTGCACAGGGACTTAAAGCCTGAAAACCTTTTATACTATAGTCCTGATGAAGATAGTAAGATCATGATTAGTGATTTTGGCTTATCAAAAATGGAAGATTCTGGTATCATGGCAACTGCTTGTGGTACTCCCGGATATGTCG CACCAGAGGTCTTAGCACAAAAGCCGTATGGGAAAGCTGTTGATGTATGGAGCATAGGAgttatttcatatattttattgtgTGGATATCCACCATTTTACGATGAAAACGATGCTAACCTGTTTGCACAAATTTTAAaag gTACTATTCTAGTTTTTGTATGCTGCTATGTACATGCTAGTGTA ATTGTTATAGgtgaatttgaatttgattCGCCGTACTGGGACGATATCAGCGACTCCGCAAAGGATTTCATTCACAAATTGATGTGCGTCAACGTTGAAGTGCGTTACACTTGCAAGCAGGCCCTTGCACATCCTTG GATCTCCGGCAACGCAGCCAGCAATAAGAATATCCATGGTACTGTATCGGAACAACTTAGAAAGAACTTCGCCAAATCAAGGTGGAAG CAAGCCTATCACGCAGCCACGGTCATACGTCAAATGCAACGGCTGGCGCTCAGCAGCGGCCAGCAGCAGCAGGGCCCAGGGTCAACAGGCCCCTCCAGCGTCAACCCCACGCCATACCCCGATCAATCGCAATCCAACCCCAGTCATCAACCCAGATCGGTGGAGCCTCAGATCAATCTAAATTGA
- the LOC114875205 gene encoding calcium/calmodulin-dependent protein kinase type 1 isoform X5, whose protein sequence is MPLFSKKDSNKKIKKDGKDDKSPSVEDKYVLKELLGTGAFSEVRLADSKEKPGQMFAVKIIDKKALKGKEDSLENEIRVLRRLTHPNIVQLLETFEDKHKVYLVMELVTGGELFDRIVEKGSYTEKDASGLIRQVLEAVDYMHDQGVVHRDLKPENLLYYSPDEDSKIMISDFGLSKMEDSGIMATACGTPGYVAPEVLAQKPYGKAVDVWSIGVISYILLCGYPPFYDENDANLFAQILKGTTFRINKHMQLFINLKFSFLR, encoded by the exons ATGCCGCTATTCAGTAAAAAAGATTCCAATAAAAAGATCAAAAAGGATGGGAAAGATGACAAATCGCCGTCTGTCGAGGACAAATACGTCCTCAAGGAGTTGCTTGGAAC GGGTGCTTTTTCTGAGGTACGTCTAGCAGACAGTAAAGAAAAACCTGGGCAAATGTTTGCTGtgaaaattattgataaaaaaGCATTAAAGGGAAAGGAAGACTCTTTAGAAAATGAGATTAGAGTGTTACGAAG GTTAACACATCCAAACATTGTTCAGTTACTGGAAACATTTGAGGATAAGCATAAGGTTTATTTAGTTATGGAGTT GGTTACTGGTGGAGAACTGTTTGATAGAATTGTTGAGAAAGGTTCATATACAGAGAAAGATGCTTCAGGTTTAATAAGACAAGTTCTTGAAGCTGTGGATTACATGCACGATCAAGGTGTTGTGCACAGGGACTTAAAGCCTGAAAACCTTTTATACTATAGTCCTGATGAAGATAGTAAGATCATGATTAGTGATTTTGGCTTATCAAAAATGGAAGATTCTGGTATCATGGCAACTGCTTGTGGTACTCCCGGATATGTCG CACCAGAGGTCTTAGCACAAAAGCCGTATGGGAAAGCTGTTGATGTATGGAGCATAGGAgttatttcatatattttattgtgTGGATATCCACCATTTTACGATGAAAACGATGCTAACCTGTTTGCACAAATTTTAAaag GTACTACGTTTAGGATCAACAAGCACATGCAGCTGTTCAttaacttgaaattttcatttttaag gtga
- the LOC114875206 gene encoding non-structural maintenance of chromosomes element 1 homolog: MTYNQQHKIILQTIIHEGFIDENKAKDLVIKLFDTDNVSAVINRINEQLQPLNMLIRKGQCEITGQVYWILISTVLDEVTRFQTEFSKAQLALLRNIFSEIITSSIRCVQSTICLNFCSSPDVKLSKTDAEEFLNDIVQRQWLVYKDGYYYLGVRSITELMPYFRATYENNLSTCCLCKQVIFYGKKCDYCEALLHLYCLNTYAMVHNPVKCPNCNSVITDFD, translated from the exons ATGACTTATAATCAACAACACAAAATAATTCTACAAACTATTATACATGAAGGTTTTATAGATGAAAATAAAGCAAAAGatttagttattaaattatttg ATACTGATAACGTGTCGGCAGTAATAAATAGGATAAATGAACAATTACAGCCtttaaatatgttaattaGAAAAGGACAATGTGAAATCACCGGTCAGGTGTATTGGATTTTAATAAGTACCGTACTTGATGAAGTAACCAG GTTTCAGACTGAATTTTCAAAAGCACAACTGGCATTACTAAGGAAtatattttctgaaattatcACATCAAGCATTAGATGTGTACAAAGTACaatatgtttaaatttttgttcttctCCAGAtgtaaaattatcaaaaaCAGATGctgaagaatttttaaatgatataGTTCAAAGACAATGGTTGGTTTATAAG GAtggttattattatttaggTGTAAGAAGTATAACAGAGTTAATGCCATACTTTAGAGCTacttatgaaaataatttaagcACCTGTTGCCTTTGTAAACAAGTTATCTTTTAT GGAAAAAAGTGTGATTACTGCGAAGCCTTACTGCACTTATACTGCTTAAATACATATGCCATGGTTCACAACCCTGTGAAATGTCCTAATTGTAACAGTGTCATTACAGATTTTGATTAA
- the LOC114875204 gene encoding coiled-coil domain-containing protein 174, protein MNNTKKINVNFSSLVGLKTELLRKQHEVNEAKLKSETTQVDLKLKKKFKKVKKKNVDRNLDKSEYIEDVSTHKKSKLMLEAKARLYKQLKRSRTNNDNFLVDFKSKSDESEEEISQKEEDNENDVTFGNEDDWVEYEDCFGRTRKCLREDLPLMQEKDKLVKQQIVNEKGIDSKTKDNVEQSIIEDEKEPEIEIMRRKWEEQTKKLADKANIHYQDVLFDEARTHGVGYYAFSQSEEERMKQQENLLNLRKETERKQKEIKELKDLREKMEYNRLKAARIRQRIRAGLPVDTIEEEEEEFKQKNDNESNQDKVESESSTHAEEKPVEMNDNKEKEGNEEDEAVIKENKIKALGELLGKRTHWYEMSQEEWVDKCRKERVTEFAPVYSNFKSGGYLNSENTDESSNHQEHQKSNSDQMLIQNDEIDLDSYYIPLPPTLETNSSTAKCDKNTLIRKKDNDHSSHQTIDTTQYESNNIIEDQVKPTANIDEESILAGLRYLREKFEESQNS, encoded by the coding sequence aTGAATAATACCAAAAAGATCAACGTGAATTTTTCATCTTTGGTGGGTTTAAAAACAGAGTTGTTAAGAAAGCAACATGAAGTGAACGAGGCAAAACTAAAGTCAGAAACCACGCAGGTTGACTTAAAgctaaaaaagaaattcaaaaaagttaagaaaaagaatgttGATAGAAATTTAGATAAATCAGAATATATTGAAGATGTTAGTACTcataaaaaatcaaaattaatgtTAGAAGCAAAAGCAAGATTGtataaacaattaaaaagatcTAGAACcaataatgataattttctTGTTGATTTTAAAAGCAAATCAGATGAAtctgaagaagaaatatcgcaaaaagaagaagacaaTGAAAATGATGTAACTTTTGGAAATGAGGATGATTGGGTAGAGTATGAAGATTGTTTTGGTCGTACAAGAAAATGTTTACGCGAAGATCTACCTCTGATGCAAGAGAAAGATAAATTAGTAAAACAACAAATTGTAAATGAGAAGGGTATTGACTCAAAAACTAAAGATAATGTTGAACAAAGTATTATAGAAGATGAAAAAGAAccagaaatagaaattatgaGAAGAAAATGGGAAGAACAGACAAAGAAATTGGCTGACAAAgcaaatatacattatcaggATGTTTTGTTTGACGAGGCTAGAACTCATGGTGTTGGTTACTATGCATTTTCACAaagtgaagaagaaagaatgaaacagcaagagaatttattaaatttaagaaaggaaacagaacgaaagcagaaagaaataaaagaacttAAAGATTTGCGGGAAAAAATGGAATATAATAGATTGAAAGCAGCTAGAATTAGGCAGCGTATCAGAGCTGGGTTACCGGTAGATAcaatagaagaagaagaagaagaatttaaacaaaagaatGACAATGAATCAAACCAAGATAAAGTAGAAAGTGAATCCAGTACCCATGCAGAAGAAAAACCAGTTGAAATGAatgataataaagaaaaagaaggtaaTGAAGAAGACGAGGCAgtgattaaagaaaataaaataaaggctTTAGGAGAACTTCTGGGCAAAAGAACTCATTGGTACGAAATGTCACAAGAAGAATGGGTTGATAAATGTAGAAAAGAAAGAGTTACTGAATTTGCTCCAGTATACAGCAATTTCAAAAGTGGTGGTTAtttaaattctgaaaataCTGATGAATCCTCAAATCATCAAGAGCACCAGAAATCTAATTCAGATCAAATGCTTATTCAGAATGATGAAATTGATTTAGATTCTTATTATATACCACTTCCTCCTACTTTGGAGACAAACAGTTCTACTGCCAAGTGTGATAAGAATactttaattagaaaaaaggaTAATGATCATAGTTCACATCAAACAATTGATACTACACAGTATGAAtctaataatataatagaagATCAAGTGAAACCTACTGCAAACATAGATGAAGAGAGCATATTGGCTGGTTTACGATATTTGAgagaaaaatttgaagaaagtCAAAATAGTTAA